Proteins encoded in a region of the Variovorax sp. PAMC 28711 genome:
- the yajC gene encoding preprotein translocase subunit YajC, which translates to MFISSAFAQTAPAAGGGDMLSSLGSMLPLVLMFVVLYFVMIRPQMKRQKEARAMIEALAKGDEVATSGGVLGKITSLGDTYLGIEIANGVEVKIQRSAVVQVLPKGAIK; encoded by the coding sequence TTGTTCATTTCTTCTGCTTTTGCCCAAACCGCACCCGCCGCCGGCGGTGGCGACATGTTGTCGTCGCTCGGCAGCATGTTGCCGCTCGTGCTGATGTTCGTGGTGCTGTATTTCGTGATGATTCGCCCGCAGATGAAGCGCCAGAAAGAAGCACGCGCCATGATCGAAGCGCTGGCCAAAGGCGACGAAGTCGCGACCTCGGGCGGCGTGCTCGGCAAGATCACCTCGCTGGGCGACACCTATCTCGGTATCGAAATCGCCAACGGCGTGGAAGTCAAGATCCAGCGCAGCGCTGTCGTGCAAGTGCTTCCAAAGGGCGCGATCAAGTAA
- a CDS encoding indolepyruvate ferredoxin oxidoreductase family protein, protein MNAPLPEHIRKALETVTLDDKYSLDYGRAFMSGVQALVKLPMLQRLRDQQAGKNTAGFISGYRGSPLGGYDQALWKASKYLKAQNIVFQPGVNEELAATALWGTQQLGFSPQGTNKFDGVFGIWYGKGPGVDRCSDVFKHANMAGTTEFGGVIAVAGDDHISKSSTAAHQSDHIFKACGTPVFFPTNVQEILDLGIHAFAMSRFSGVWSGMKTIQEIVESSATAMIDPERVEIVIPTDFQMPPGGLHIRWPDHALEQEARLMHYKWYAALAYIRANRLNHNTIEGPNDRFGIMASGKAYNDTRQALMDLGLDDATCRQLGIRLHKVGVVWPLEAQLTREFATGLQEILVVEEKRQVIEYQLKEELYNWRADVRPNVLGKFNELDAGDFSGGEWSMSNPTANTLLRANADLNPALIAKAIAQRLKKLGILDQAGSDMRARIDAQMAILDAKERSMDVLKVGGVQGADRQPWFCSGCPHNTSTVVPEGSRAMGGIGCHFMATWMDRSTIGFTQMGGEGVPWVGQQPFTTDQHIFANLGDGTYFHSGLLAIRQSIAAGVNITYKILYNDAVAMTGGQQVGERPEGHSVLQIAESLHAEGAKKVIVVTDEPEKYDGVKVPGDNVAIRHRDDLDEIQREFREITGTTAIIYDQTCATEKRRRRKRGTAVDPAVRVVINELVCEGCGDCSVQSNCLSVEPLETEFGRKRTINQSTCNKDTSCLKGFCPSFVTVEGGALKKKSKNKANSPFDTSVWGAMPEPVVPQLARDQVWGIVVAGVGGTGVITIGQLLGMAAHIEGKGIVTQDAAGLAQKGGATWSHALIGESQDAIRTTRVGTAAADLILAADPLVAVNAETLARMREGRTHVALNTHSTPTAAFVRNANWVNPQDDCANEIARAVGVDALGTFDADAFAVALMGDSLYANPMLLGYAWQRGWVPLEFASLMRAIDLNNVAIENNKTAFEWGRRAAHDLAAVQKLVSPGQVIEFKKRETVDTLIARRVEFLTGYQNAGYAEQYRAFVEKVHKAEAAATGKTGVTEAVARYLFKLMAYKDEYEVARLHTDRTFLDRVNGMFEGDFKLNYHLAPPIIAKKNAKGELQKQKFGPAMLTGFRMLAKLKGLRGTALDVFGRTEERKGERALIVEYRASIEEVIAGLNPTNHATALEIASLPEQIRGYGHVKDRNLAAARVRWVALMGQWRHPEAAAIAA, encoded by the coding sequence ATGAACGCCCCCCTGCCCGAGCACATTCGCAAGGCCCTCGAAACCGTCACGCTCGACGACAAATATTCGCTCGACTACGGACGCGCCTTCATGAGCGGCGTGCAGGCCCTCGTGAAGCTGCCCATGCTGCAGCGCCTGCGCGACCAGCAGGCCGGCAAGAACACCGCCGGCTTCATCAGCGGCTACCGTGGCTCGCCGCTCGGCGGCTACGACCAGGCGCTGTGGAAGGCGAGCAAGTACCTCAAGGCGCAGAACATCGTGTTCCAGCCGGGCGTCAACGAAGAGCTGGCGGCCACCGCGCTGTGGGGCACGCAACAACTGGGCTTCTCGCCCCAGGGCACCAACAAGTTCGACGGCGTCTTCGGCATCTGGTACGGCAAGGGCCCGGGCGTGGACCGCTGCTCGGACGTGTTCAAGCACGCGAACATGGCGGGCACCACCGAGTTCGGCGGCGTGATCGCCGTCGCGGGCGATGACCACATCAGCAAGAGCAGCACGGCGGCACACCAGAGCGACCACATCTTCAAGGCCTGCGGCACGCCGGTGTTCTTCCCGACCAACGTGCAGGAGATCCTCGACCTGGGCATCCACGCCTTCGCGATGAGCCGCTTCTCGGGCGTGTGGTCGGGCATGAAGACGATCCAGGAGATCGTCGAATCCAGCGCCACCGCGATGATCGACCCCGAGCGCGTCGAGATCGTCATCCCCACCGATTTCCAGATGCCGCCCGGCGGCCTGCACATCCGCTGGCCCGACCACGCGCTGGAGCAGGAAGCGCGCTTGATGCACTACAAGTGGTACGCCGCGCTGGCCTACATCCGCGCCAACCGGCTGAACCACAACACCATCGAAGGCCCGAACGATCGCTTCGGCATCATGGCCAGCGGCAAGGCCTACAACGACACGCGCCAGGCCTTGATGGACCTCGGCCTGGACGACGCGACCTGCCGCCAGCTCGGCATCCGCCTGCACAAGGTCGGGGTGGTGTGGCCGCTCGAGGCGCAGCTCACGCGCGAATTTGCCACCGGCCTGCAAGAGATTCTGGTCGTCGAAGAAAAGCGTCAGGTCATCGAGTACCAGCTGAAGGAAGAGCTCTACAACTGGCGCGCCGACGTGCGGCCCAACGTGCTGGGCAAGTTCAACGAACTCGACGCCGGCGATTTCTCGGGCGGCGAATGGTCGATGTCGAACCCGACCGCCAACACGCTGCTGCGCGCCAATGCCGACCTGAACCCGGCGCTGATCGCCAAGGCGATCGCCCAGCGCCTGAAGAAGCTCGGCATCCTCGACCAGGCCGGCAGCGACATGCGCGCCCGCATCGATGCGCAGATGGCGATCCTCGACGCGAAAGAGCGCTCGATGGACGTCCTGAAAGTCGGCGGCGTGCAGGGCGCCGACCGCCAGCCCTGGTTCTGCTCGGGCTGCCCTCACAACACCAGCACGGTGGTGCCCGAAGGCTCCCGCGCGATGGGCGGCATCGGCTGCCATTTCATGGCGACCTGGATGGACCGCAGCACCATCGGCTTCACGCAAATGGGCGGCGAGGGCGTGCCGTGGGTCGGCCAGCAGCCTTTCACGACCGACCAGCACATCTTCGCGAACCTGGGCGACGGCACCTACTTCCACAGCGGGCTGCTGGCGATCCGCCAGAGCATCGCGGCCGGCGTGAACATCACTTACAAGATCCTCTACAACGACGCGGTCGCCATGACCGGCGGCCAGCAGGTCGGCGAGCGGCCCGAGGGGCATTCGGTGCTGCAGATCGCCGAGAGTCTGCATGCCGAAGGCGCCAAGAAGGTCATCGTCGTCACCGACGAGCCCGAGAAGTACGACGGCGTGAAGGTGCCCGGTGACAACGTGGCGATTCGGCATCGCGACGACCTGGACGAAATCCAGCGCGAGTTCCGCGAAATCACCGGCACGACCGCGATCATCTACGACCAGACCTGCGCCACCGAAAAGCGCCGCCGCCGCAAGCGCGGCACGGCCGTCGATCCGGCGGTGCGCGTGGTCATCAACGAACTCGTGTGCGAAGGCTGCGGCGACTGCAGCGTGCAGAGCAACTGCCTGTCGGTCGAGCCGCTCGAAACCGAATTCGGCCGCAAGCGCACGATCAACCAGAGCACCTGCAACAAGGACACGAGCTGCCTCAAGGGCTTCTGCCCGAGCTTCGTCACCGTCGAAGGCGGCGCGCTCAAGAAGAAGTCGAAGAACAAGGCCAATTCGCCGTTCGATACGTCCGTCTGGGGCGCGATGCCCGAGCCGGTCGTGCCGCAACTGGCACGCGACCAGGTCTGGGGCATCGTCGTCGCGGGTGTCGGCGGCACGGGTGTCATCACGATCGGGCAGTTGCTCGGCATGGCCGCACACATCGAAGGCAAGGGCATCGTCACGCAGGACGCAGCTGGCCTGGCGCAGAAGGGCGGCGCCACCTGGAGCCACGCGCTCATCGGCGAATCGCAGGACGCGATCCGCACGACGCGCGTCGGCACCGCGGCAGCCGACCTGATCCTGGCCGCCGACCCGCTGGTAGCGGTCAACGCCGAAACGCTGGCGCGCATGCGTGAAGGCCGCACGCACGTCGCGCTCAACACGCACAGCACGCCGACCGCAGCGTTCGTGCGCAACGCCAACTGGGTCAACCCGCAGGACGACTGCGCGAACGAGATCGCGCGCGCCGTCGGCGTCGATGCGCTCGGCACTTTCGACGCCGACGCGTTCGCGGTGGCGCTGATGGGCGACAGCCTGTATGCCAACCCGATGCTGCTCGGCTACGCGTGGCAGCGCGGGTGGGTGCCACTGGAATTCGCGTCGCTGATGCGTGCGATCGACCTCAACAACGTCGCGATCGAAAACAACAAGACGGCCTTCGAATGGGGCCGCCGCGCGGCGCACGACCTGGCCGCGGTGCAAAAGCTGGTGTCGCCGGGCCAGGTGATCGAATTCAAGAAGCGCGAGACGGTCGACACGCTGATCGCACGCCGCGTCGAGTTCCTGACCGGCTACCAGAACGCCGGCTACGCCGAGCAATACCGCGCGTTCGTCGAGAAGGTGCACAAGGCCGAAGCCGCAGCGACCGGCAAGACCGGCGTGACCGAAGCCGTCGCTCGCTATCTCTTCAAACTGATGGCCTACAAGGACGAATACGAAGTGGCGCGGTTGCACACCGACCGGACGTTCCTCGACCGCGTCAACGGCATGTTCGAAGGCGACTTCAAGCTCAACTACCACCTGGCCCCGCCCATCATCGCGAAGAAAAACGCCAAGGGCGAGTTGCAAAAACAGAAGTTCGGCCCGGCGATGCTGACGGGCTTCCGCATGCTGGCGAAGCTCAAGGGCCTGCGCGGCACCGCGCTGGACGTCTTCGGGCGCACCGAAGAGCGCAAGGGCGAGCGCGCGCTGATCGTCGAGTACCGCGCGAGCATCGAGGAAGTGATCGCCGGACTGAACCCGACGAATCACGCCACCGCGCTGGAAATCGCCAGCCTGCCTGAACAGATCCGCGGCTACGGCCACGTGAAAGACCGCAACCTTGCGGCTGCGCGGGTCCGCTGGGTGGCGCTGATGGGGCAGTGGCGCCATCCCGAGGCGGCGGCCATCGCGGCCTGA